A part of Bacillota bacterium genomic DNA contains:
- a CDS encoding DUF362 domain-containing protein, with amino-acid sequence MPSRREFLKDLMMRGAGIYTPAAVFAALLQEKKNPQSTVVEVKNPNVQGEGHRIRQEVVQAMVFEAVRRLSGEKTDKNAWKHYFKPEDVVGVKVNCLFGRGASTHPEVVMAIVEGLKLAGVKPENIIIWDRSDGDLAKSGFTLNREGPGVKCYGTNGDYEPTPTRSGSFNGRLSKILTERITALVNAPILKDHSIAGITNACKNHYGSFDNPGAHHGNNCDPYLADLNALPAIRQKTRLIICDAIRPIAEGGPGLRGDYAWDYNAILASTDPVAIDTVGWQIVEARRKEIGLPPLAQVGRPVRYLQTAAQMGIGTNDPNKIKLLRVG; translated from the coding sequence ATGCCATCTCGAAGAGAGTTCCTCAAAGACCTGATGATGAGAGGAGCGGGAATATACACCCCCGCGGCGGTGTTCGCTGCCCTTCTACAGGAGAAAAAGAATCCGCAAAGCACGGTGGTGGAGGTGAAGAACCCCAACGTGCAAGGTGAGGGGCACCGCATCCGTCAGGAAGTGGTGCAGGCGATGGTCTTCGAGGCGGTGCGTCGCCTCAGCGGCGAGAAAACAGACAAGAACGCCTGGAAACATTACTTTAAGCCCGAGGATGTGGTGGGTGTTAAGGTCAACTGCCTGTTCGGGCGGGGGGCGTCCACCCATCCCGAAGTGGTGATGGCAATCGTGGAGGGGCTGAAGCTGGCAGGTGTGAAACCGGAGAACATCATCATCTGGGACCGCAGCGACGGCGACCTCGCGAAGTCGGGATTTACGTTGAACCGCGAGGGACCCGGCGTGAAGTGCTACGGCACCAACGGCGACTACGAACCCACTCCCACCCGCAGCGGTTCTTTCAACGGACGCCTGAGCAAGATACTCACCGAGCGCATCACTGCTCTGGTGAACGCGCCCATCCTGAAAGACCACAGCATCGCCGGAATCACCAACGCCTGCAAGAACCACTACGGCTCCTTCGACAACCCGGGCGCGCATCACGGCAACAACTGCGACCCCTATCTGGCGGACCTGAACGCCCTGCCCGCTATTCGCCAGAAGACGCGGCTTATCATCTGCGACGCTATCCGTCCCATCGCGGAGGGGGGACCCGGCTTGCGGGGCGACTACGCCTGGGATTACAACGCCATTCTGGCATCGACCGACCCCGTCGCCATCGACACGGTTGGCTGGCAGATTGTGGAGGCGCGGCGAAAGGAAATAGGGTTGCCGCCGCTGGCGCAGGTGGGGCGTCCCGTGCGCTACCTGCAGACCGCCGCGCAGATGGGCATCGGCACGAACGACCCGAACAAAATCAAATTGTTGCGCGTCGGGTAG
- a CDS encoding TlpA family protein disulfide reductase, which yields MRRAVVYVVIVLIAGLVIYAFQPPKPLGEGNVAPNVTLNLLDGQNKTLADYKGKVVVLDFWATWCAPCRFTMPKMIDFYNRHRDQNVEVIGVAVDVTNPAEVGQFVKEMEVNYPIAVDREAVVKQAYEIKNLPTLFVIDKEGNIVLRLEGYDPQHTIQTLEDTVKRAL from the coding sequence ATGCGACGTGCGGTCGTGTACGTGGTTATCGTGCTGATAGCGGGGCTGGTCATCTACGCCTTCCAGCCGCCGAAGCCGCTTGGGGAGGGCAACGTCGCCCCGAATGTGACGCTGAACCTGCTGGACGGACAGAACAAAACACTGGCGGATTACAAAGGAAAGGTCGTGGTGCTGGACTTCTGGGCGACGTGGTGCGCGCCCTGCCGCTTTACCATGCCCAAGATGATTGATTTCTACAACCGCCACCGCGACCAGAACGTGGAGGTCATCGGGGTCGCCGTGGATGTAACGAACCCCGCAGAGGTAGGGCAGTTCGTGAAAGAGATGGAGGTCAATTATCCGATTGCGGTCGACCGGGAAGCCGTCGTGAAACAGGCGTACGAAATCAAAAACCTGCCCACGCTATTTGTCATCGACAAAGAGGGCAACATCGTGCTGCGGCTGGAGGGTTATGACCCGCAGCACACAATACAGACGCTGGAGGACACCGTCAAACGCGCCCTGTAG